From one Alosa alosa isolate M-15738 ecotype Scorff River chromosome 5, AALO_Geno_1.1, whole genome shotgun sequence genomic stretch:
- the spef2 gene encoding sperm flagellar protein 2 isoform X2: MSDILCRWLNSELRLSKVVEQSTISKDFSNGYLIGEVLHKYELQNDFDQFSKSSSSNAKLNNFTRMEPTLHLLGVPFDLALAKAVMQGQPGAATRLLYQLFILLQNKKKAGLTGTAMETMQPAATARLHRVENDIYTERLKMVVKREAEIKMQLISQRFEMKAQDMYNKSVMADLVEDQKRRQEQEQLRLQDIEKLRLTRKKQQEIMSRILTASIQIPKPPPNRTLKALERQRHQRKQVEAKNVHLEIAQFEKSIKRLCPPGLSDGEVAFDCSTDTAQVLHHTLSPDEMIKANSEYIQKIRQRLEEDTAAREQREKRRRRVLVEQLRAHEAQEEALREEQLVERLMRQSQQEKRLAVQLMQMRQQKEVLRQNRILRERQHQEQRQRDFQEALDREAALARQARLEQTEEAQKEIELHDRIAADRAQVRYRKHYDFCKEVLEQVVDLATKAGEYRLFTANLIPAKMMREWKELFFSGKPLYEQACVDPAPAEPTPEQLIELEKEALLNRQDYDEYVSMTGDWAWPEEGDPKSPPSNNDILGHIVHRLQNIVNPPKPGTPPPLFPCFLLKACVLGKVLSGKTTCLSKIAQVHGIHVLSATVLIQEALAAFQAGETEVVEKKECEAVEGIDSPNKDADESERESEKEEALTSHEAATPGEDPKQKGTPEKEVTPQLSMRAQHGAAVEKVLREGQAVPNELLVDIIVDAIRHVPAGCGWILDGFPVDVAQAKLLEKALSGSDPDKPSGKSSKASLAVDKNVPQEAPPSSKALDLVILMEVADDVVLDRAAKQAIVKEQSPAQVKDDDQKPEGEVPTTQDDTTEQAVRSSSKLNLKGKQLQHWITGFQDTWPKLEEWFSGKQNVLVKVNAQADEVTVFKKVEQIIQDTIISTEKAEIAAQSESVSSVAGPPLSTTTPAASSSALAQEGLTTQRPRSKSITQSPRASHSQIEGLKEKKSTHSIEGKDSRRQLSGKLSGSGLAPVRRLSVSSSFEHALGESSSPDSAVPGSDDWVYVDEPLPKEVSEYLVPYWDNVCDSYVTNVKAVMQNLRRERNLIIHHLHSVRDDFKQYLKRPDLKQEFVCQWQQDFNTIPDDMREDEETQAELHQRLDDLRERLWDICDRKKEEAEQERAALTEDGWLEDHAALLHNHFYSLMQVEVDRFQDTLRLLRDYYYSMRGTVLPEVPADFTCIPLLDIVEDEEGNAGEKSKSPPGSVTPDRASKSGGKKDSDGPEEKKTKIVPLIARRPLTADSAKQRGSSQADEKLVNDTYQAALTAVNNLMQAELQQQEVEESRDKQVLERERQLRMSQASAPATSAKDKKKGGGGGGGGGGGAAKKKDSSPTQEPSPPPVLDLQEARKVAIRTKIRQEYLAALEHEDCAVKQRLKLIKRQAVETIQSLQTRADHTFRTLEDWLGARFLAEMGSIDQLAEVARHHIESATKVPHELMLVCTDFFVDGDLRVLPSPSPPPRPPAQEVPVDTTLTILQLQAFHSQLLKVAPSGMLSSNEFSEILKELTLMNMGDNDLPDTWMNISESQILDLVTVLSQDSEMLDWRLFLLSAALPWPMPTKQLLLQVLNRFRAADPQHTGFITEDQYLQIELWFTNDDTLAIPDDPSEPLPYDRLANLKKFFFTLFAEPDSPAARLDYMDMLLYLAAHRDAVQGFVRALSLVTGQPLHYQSNTSPLLKSVLYMGEEAEEVAEAEEEESPEGADGEGVTISALLHVVCHRDSKTSCHNPFQPNLSSKEEYKEELMKIYKDLGFGPEEKAPFSLLSQVPWIQNLMESTLQYQLPDVHRILYAPQSRREPLGFSMS; encoded by the exons ATGTCTGATATATTGTGCCGATGGCTGAACTCAGAGCTTCGACTGTCAAAAGTTGTGG AGCAGTCCACTATTTCCAAGGATTTTTCAAATGGGTATTTGATCGGTGAAGTTTTGCATAAGTACGAACTTCAGAATGACTTCGACCAGTTCTCAAAGAGCAG CTCATCAAATGCTAAGCTCAACAACTTCACAAGGATGGAACCCACACTGCACCTGCTTGGTGTGCCCTTTGACCTGGCCCTGGCAAAGGCGGTCATGCAGGGCCAGCCTGGGGCAGCCACAAGGCTCCTGTACCAGCTCTTCATCCTGCTGCAGAATAAGAAAAAGGCAGGGCTCACTGGCACAGCAATGGAGACCATGCAGCCGGCCGCCACTGCCCGCCTACACCGGGTGGAGAATGACATATACACTGAG CGTCTCAAAATGGTGGtcaagagagaggcagagatcaAGATGCAGCTGATCAGCCAGCGGTTCGAGATGAAAGCGCAGGACATGTACAACAAGTCCGTCATGGCGGACCTGGTGGAGGACCAGAAACGGCGACAAGAACAGGAGCAGCTGAGACTCCAGGATATAGAAAAG CTCAGACTGACCCGCAAGAAACAGCAGGAGATCATGAGTCGCATTCTGACGGCCAGCATCCAGATTCCTAAGCCCCCGCCGAACCGCACCCTCAAAGCCCTCGAGAGGCAACGCCACCAGAGGAAACAGGTTGAGGCCAAG AATGTTCATCTGGAAATTGCCCAGTTTGAGAAGAGCATAAAGAGACTGTGTCCTCCAGGCTTGAG TGATGGAGAGGTGGCCTTTGACTGCAGTACGGACACGGCCCAGGTGCTGCATCACACCCTGAGCCCAGACGAGATGATCAAAGCCAACTCAGAGTACATCCAGAAGATCCGCCAGCGCCTGGAGGAGGACACAGCGGCCCGAGAGCAGAGGGAGAAGCGGCGGCGCCGGGTCCTGGTGGAACAGCTTCGGGCCCACGAGGCCCAGGAG GAGGCGCTGCGGGAGGAACAGCTGGTGGAGCGTCTGATGCGTCAGTCCCAGCAGGAGAAACGGCTGGCCGTGCAGCTCATGCAGATGCGCCAGCAGAAGGAGGTCCTGCGCCAGAACCGCATCCTCCGCGAGAGGCAGCACCAGGAGCAGCGCCAGAGGGACTTCCAGGAGGCGCTGGACAGGGAAGCG GCTCTAGCCAGGCAGGCCAGACTGGAGCAGACAGAGGAGGCCCAGAAGGAAATTGAATTACATGATAGGATTGCAGCTGACCGGGCCCAGGTGCGGTACAGGAAGCACTATGACTTCTGCAAAGAGGTTCTGGAGCAAGTAGTGGACCTGGCCACCAAAGCTGGGGAGTATCGCCTCTTCACTGCAAA TCTCATCCCTGCTAAGATGATGCGAGAGTGGAAGGAGCTGTTCTTTAGTGGGAAGCCCCTGTATGAGCAGGCCTGTGTGGACCCAGCACCAGCAGAACCCACCCCTGAGCAGCTCATAGAGTTAGAGAAGGAGGCACTGCTCAATAGACAGGACTATGATGAGTATGTG AGCATGACAGGGGACTGGGCTTGGCCTGAGGAAGGAGATCCAAAAAGTCCACCATCCAACAATGATATCCTTGGACACATAGTGCACCGGCTGCAGAACATTGTGAACCCACCTAAACCTGGGACCCCACCACCTCTGTTTCCTTGCTTCTTACTGAAAGCCTGTGTCCTCGGAAAAGTTCTCTCTGGGAAGACAACTTGCCTGTCCAAAATTGCACAAG tccATGGCATCCATGTCCTCTCAGCTACAGTTTTGATTCAAGAAGCCCTTGCTGCATTTCAAGCAGGAGAAACTGAAGTAGTTGAGAAGAAAGAATGTGAG GCTGTAGAGGGCATCGATTCCCCAAACAAGGATGCTGATGAGTCAGAAAGggaaagtgagaaagaggaggCACTCACATCACATGAAGCTG CTACACCAGGTGAGGATCCTAAGCAGAAAGGAACTCCAGAGAAAGAGGTCACGCCTCAG TTGTCCATGAGAGCGCAGCATGGAGCTGCAGTGGAGAAGGTCCTGAGGGAAGGCCAGGCGGTCCCCAATGAGCTTCTAGTGGACATTATTGTCGATGCTATTAG gCATGTTCCAGCAGGGTGTGGCTGGATTTTGGATGGATTCCCTGTTGATGTGGCCCAGGCCAAGCTCCTGGAGAAAGCCCTGAGTGGCTCTGACCCCGACAAGCCCAGCGGGAAGAGCAGCAAGGCCAGTCTGGCCGTGGACAAGAACGTGCCTCAGGAGGCGCCCCCTTCCTCCAAAGCCCTGGACCTGGTCATCCTCATGGAGGTGGCGGACGACGTTGTTCTTGACCGCGCTGCCAAGCAGGCCA TAGTTAAGGAGCAGAGCCCTGCCCAAGTGAAGGACGATGACCAAAAACCTGAAGGAGAGGTGCCCACTACTCAGGACGACACAACAGAACAGGCTGTTAGAAGCTCCTCAAAACTTAACCTGAAGGGAAAACAGCTACAGCACTG GATAACAGGTTTCCAGGACACGTGGCCCAAACTGGAGGAGTGGTTTTCAGGGAAGCAAAATGTTCTGGTAAAGGTCAATGCTCAAGCAGATGAAGTGACAGTCTTCAAAAAAGTTGAACAAATTATTCAAGACACCATAATAAGCACTGAGAAAG CTGAGATTGCTGCCCAATCGGAATCGGTCTCATCTGTGGCCGGACCGCCTCTGTCCACGACGACCCCTGCTGCCTCCTCATCTGCTCTGGCCCAGGAGGGCCTGACCACCCAGCGACCCCGCTCTAAGTCCATAACCCAGTCCCCCAGAG CATCACACAGTCAAATAGAGGGgctcaaagaaaaaaaatcaactcACTCCATCGAGGGGAAGGACTCACGCCGCCAGCTTTCTGGAAAACTCTCTG GAAGTGGGCTGGCGCCAGTCAGAAGGCTATCAGTGTCTTCCTCCTTTGAGCATGCTCTCGGAGAGAGTAGCAGTCCAGACTCAGCTGTTCCAGGGTCTGATGACTGGGTGTACGTGGACGAGCCTTTGCCTAAG GAGGTCTCTGAGTATCTGGTTCCCTACTGGGACAACGTGTGTGACTCTTATGTGACAAACGTGAAGGCAGTGATGCAGAACCTACGCAGGGAGAGGAACCTGATAATCCATCACCTGCACAGTGTGAG GGATGATTTTAAGCAGTACCTGAAGCGTCCCGACCTGAAGCAGGAGTTTGTGTGCCAGTGGCAGCAGGACTTTAACACCATCCCAGACGACATGAGGGAGGACGAGGAAACCCAGGCAGAGCTGCACCAGCGCTTGGAT GACCTGCGTGAGCGCCTGTGGGACATCTGCGACCGGAAGAAGGAGGAGGCCGAGCAGGAGCGGGCGGCGCTGACGGAGGACGGCTGGCTGGAGGACCACGCCGCGCTGCTCCATAACCACTTCTACTCGCTCATGCAG GTGGAGGTGGACCGTTTCCAGGACACCCTGCGTCTCTTGCGGGACTACTACTACAGCATGCGTGGGACCGTGCTGCCGGAGGTACCTGCTGACTTCACCTGCATTCCCCTGCTGGACATCgtggaggacgaggaggggaaCGCTGGAGAAAAATCCAAAAG CCCCCCTGGCTCAGTGACCCCCGACAGAGCCAGCAAAAGTGGCGGGAAAAAGGACTCAGATGGACCAGAGGAGAAGAAAACAAAGAT cgtccccctgattgcgAGGAGGCCCCTTACTGCAGACTCGGCAAAGCAGAGGGGCTCGTCCCAAGCTGATGAGAAGCTGGTCAATGACACGTACCAAGCTGCCCTGACGGCTGTAAACAACCTG ATGCAGGCAGAGCTTCAGcagcaggaggtggaggagagtcGAGACAAGCAGGTGCTGGAGCGTGAGCGTCAGCTCCGCATGTCCCAGGCCTCGGCCCCCGCCACCTCCGCCAAGGacaagaagaaaggaggaggaggaggaggaggaggaggaggaggagcagccaAGAAGAAAG ATTCGTCCCCAACCCAGGAGCCCAGCCCTCCGCCTGTCCTGGACCTGCAGGAGGCCCGCAAGGTGGCCATCAGGACCAAGATCAGACAGGAGTACCTGGCAGCCCTGGAGCATGAAG ACTGTGCGGTGAAGCAGCGTCTGAAGCTGATAAAGCGGCAGGCTGTGGAGACGATACAGAGCCTGCAGACCCGCGCTGACCACACCTTCAGAACCCTGGAGGACTGGCTGGGCGCTCGCTTCCTGGCTGAGATGGGCAG CATCGATCAGCTGGCAGAGGTGGCGCGCCACCACATTGAATCGGCCACCAAAGTCCCGCACGAGCTCATGCTGGTGTGCACCGACTTCTTTGTGGACGGGGACCTGCGCGTGCTGCCCAGCCCCAGCCCTCCGCCGCGGCCCCCTGCCCAGGAGGTGCCCGTGGACACCACCCTCACCATCCTCCAGCTGCAGGCCTTCCACAGCCAGCTGCTCAAGGTCGCCCCCTCAG GGATGCTGTCCAGTAATGAATTTTCAGAGATCCTAAAGGAGCTGACATTAATGAACATGGGTGACAACGACCTGCCAGACACCTGGATGAACATCTCAGAGTCTCAG ATCCTGGACCTGGTGACCGTCCTGTCTCAGGACTCGGAGATGCTGGACTGGCGCCTCTTCCTGCTCAGCGCCGCGCTGCCCTGGCCCATGCCCACCAAGCAGCTTCTGCTCCAGGTGCTCAACCGCTTCCGGGCCGCCGACCCTCAACACACGGGCTTCATCACAGAGGACCAGTACCTGCAG aTTGAGCTGTGGTTTACAAACGATGACACTTTAGCAATTCCTGATGACCCCTCTGAACCATTGCCATATGACAGGCTGGCTAACCTAAAGAAG TTTTTCTTCACGCTGTTTGCGGAGCCGGACTCACCTGCAGCCCGTCTGGACTATATGGACATGCTGCTGTACCTGGCCGCCCACCGAGACGCCGTCCAGGGCTTTGTCCGGGCCCTCAGCCTGGTCACTGGACAACCTCTGCACTACCAGTCCAACACCAGCCCACTGCTCAAG tcGGTGCTATACATGGGAGAGGAGGCTGAGGAGGTGGccgaggcggaggaggaggagagccccGAGGGCGCTGACGGCGAGGGGGTGACCATCTCTGCCCTGCTGCACGTGGTCTGCCACAGAGACAGCAAAACCTCCTGCCACAACCCCTTTCAGCCGAACCTTAGTAGCAAGGAGGAGTATAAGGAG GAATTAATGAAGATCTACAAGGATCTGGGCTTTGGGCCGGAGGAGAAGGCTCCGTTCTCACTTCTGTCCCAGGTGCCCTGGATTCAGAACCTGATGGAGAGCACCCTGCAGTACCAACTCCCT GATGTCCATAGGATCTTGTATGCCCCGCAGAGTAGGAGAGAACCCTTGGGCTTCAGCATGTCATAA